Sequence from the Tripterygium wilfordii isolate XIE 37 chromosome 10, ASM1340144v1, whole genome shotgun sequence genome:
tccccctcattTTTTTATGAGTATTCAGATGCACGTgggtttttttggttgaatgccAACATGGCAACATGCCTTGTTAAAACTTATTTAGGAGCTAAATACAATCTCCAGAGTTTATCACTATCCTGATTAAGATTTTTGCTTCTGTACTGATTTATTCACTTTATGTTCTACATGAGGCAAGAGTGTTATTTAACTCATTTTTATATTCTTGCTACAGCTGTGGGGCTATGACACACAATTCAAAGTCATGCATGGAGAGGCCCCGAAAAAAGGGAGCAAAGTGGACCAGCATGCACATAGCCCCTGATGAAAAGATTGAGTCCTTCGAGCTTGACTATGATGGCAAGCGAGATAGGTGGAATGGATATGATGCGTCAACCTATGCTCGGGTCATTGAGCGATATGAAGCAAGAGATGAAGCTAGAAAGAAGTACCTGAAAGATCAGCAGCTTCGGAAATTAGAAGAGAAAAACAGTAAAGAAGATGGTGAGAATGCGGTTAGTGATGAGGATGACGATGAAGATGATTTGAGGGTAGATGAAGCCAAAGTTGATGAGAGCAAACAAATGGATTTCGCGAAGGTTGAGAAACGTGTTCGCACAACAGGTGGTGGGAGCACAGGAACTGTTAGGTAAGAACTACTTTTAACAATTATAgtgggtatttttttttctggatACATATATTCTCACGTCGAACTTGCATTTGGCAAAGCACTGTATCATTATGTGGAAGTCATAGTCCATTTTCGTTGCTATTTGTTAAATCCCTTACTATCATTATGTAGGAATTTGCGTATTCGAGAGGACACAGCTAAATATCTTTTAAATCTTGATGTCAACTCTGCTCATTATGATCCCAAAACACGGTCCATGCGTGAGGATCCTCTTCCAGATGCAGATCCAAATGAGAAATTCTATTTAGTAAGTCTCCTTGACCATATACATCTTGTTTCTTATTTGGTTGCAATTTAATGGTTACTCTTGGTctctaattatttatttattgcatCACAGGGAGATAACCAATACAGGCATAGTGGTCAAGCGTTGGAGTTCAAGCAACTCAACATGCATTCTTGGGAAGCATTTGAGAAGGGACAAGATATTCACATGCAAGCAGCTCCTTCCCAAGCTGAGTTGCTATATAAGAATTATAAAGTTATAAAGGAGAAATTGAAACACCGAACAAAAGACACCATCATGGAAAAGTATGGAAATGCGGCTAATGAAGAAGAAATTCCACGAGAGCTTCTACTGGGGCAGAGTGAAAAGGAAGTCGAATATGATCGCGCTGGCAGAATCATAAAAGGGCAGGTATTATCACCATCACCATATTTTCTTCAATCCTATGACCGTTCGTTTGCTTCCGAAATGGTCACAATCCTTCTGGGTGTGAAATTGTTCAGGCCATAACAGAAACTGCATCtacttttttgctttctttggcGAAATTCAAATTGATTGACTAATTCCTTATAAACAAAACACCCTTTGAGTTTGATCGTTAAATTAGACTGTACAAATGCTTCATTTTTCTCCCCCTTCCCAAGAGGACTGTGTTTGGTATCCATAGTTCAGATTTG
This genomic interval carries:
- the LOC120006818 gene encoding pre-mRNA-splicing factor SLU7-A; this encodes MATASVAFKSREDHRKQIELEEARKAGLAPAELDEDGKEINPHIPQYMSSAPWYLNAERPSLKHQRKWKSDPNYTKSWYDRGAKIFQAEKYRKGACENCGAMTHNSKSCMERPRKKGAKWTSMHIAPDEKIESFELDYDGKRDRWNGYDASTYARVIERYEARDEARKKYLKDQQLRKLEEKNSKEDGENAVSDEDDDEDDLRVDEAKVDESKQMDFAKVEKRVRTTGGGSTGTVRNLRIREDTAKYLLNLDVNSAHYDPKTRSMREDPLPDADPNEKFYLGDNQYRHSGQALEFKQLNMHSWEAFEKGQDIHMQAAPSQAELLYKNYKVIKEKLKHRTKDTIMEKYGNAANEEEIPRELLLGQSEKEVEYDRAGRIIKGQEAALPKSKYEEDVHINNHTSVWGSWWKDHQWGYKCCRQTVRNSYCTGAAGIEAAEAATDLMKANIARREATEDLPAPVEERRLASWGTEVPEDLVLDEKLLAEALKREDNRKREERDERKRKYNVKWNDEVTHEDMEAYRMKRVHHDDPMKDFLN